In Eubalaena glacialis isolate mEubGla1 chromosome 2, mEubGla1.1.hap2.+ XY, whole genome shotgun sequence, a single genomic region encodes these proteins:
- the LOC133085317 gene encoding olfactory receptor 4L1-like, with translation MDLKNGSVVTEFILLGFSAGWELQIVFFVTFSLIYSATVLGNILIMVTVTCSSTLRSPMYFLLGYLSFLDMCLSTVTTPKMIRDLLTEHKTISMWGCMAQMFFMHFFGGAEMTLLIAMAFDRYVAICKPLHYRAIMSHSLLKGLVVFSWTIGFIHTMSQMLLTVNLPFCGPCIIDNIFCDIPLVIKLACMEIYTLELFVIADSGLLTFICFLLLLVSYTIFLVTVQQRSSGGLSKALSTLSAHITVVILFFGPCIFIYAWPFKSFASNKILAVFYTVITPLLNPIIYTLRNQKMQWAMRKLRFQNISSTQNF, from the coding sequence ATGGATCTGAAAAATGGATCTGTAGTGACTGAATTTATTTTACTAGGATTTTCTGCAGGATGGGAACTTCAGATTGTCTTCTTTGTGACATTCTCCTTGATCTACAGTGCTACTGTGTTGGGAAACATTCTCATTATGGTCACAGTGACATGTAGTTCCACCCTTCGTTCTCCCATGTACTTCCTCCTTGGATACCTCTCTTTTTTGGACATGTGTCTTTCCACGGTGACCACACCCAAGATGATCAGAGACTTGCTCACCGAACACAAGACCATCTCCATGTGGGGCTGCATGGCCCAGATGTTCTTTATGCACTTCTTTGGAGGTGCTGAGATGACTCTTTTGATAGCCATGGCTTTTGACAGATATGTAGCCATATGTAAACCCCTGCACTACAGGGCAATCATGAGCCACAGTTTGCTGAAAGGGCTTGTTGTATTTTCATGGACAATTGGTTTTATACACACCATGAGCCAGATGCTATTAACAGTGAACCTGCCTTTCTGTGGCCCCTGCATCATAGACAATATATTTTGTGACATTCCCCTTGTGATTAAGCTTGCCTGTATGGAAATCTATACCCTGGAATTATTTGTCATTGCTGACAGTGGACTGCTGACATTTATCTGTTTCCTCCTCCTGCTTGTCTCCTACACCATCTTCCTGGTCACTGTGCAACAAAGATCATCTGGAGGGCTCTCCAAGGCTCTGTCCACATTGTCTGCCCACATCACTGTGGTCATTCTGTTCTTTGGGCCATGTATCTTTATCTATGCCTGGCCATTCAAGAGTTTTGCAAGCAATAAAATCCTTGCTGTATTTTATACTGTTATCACACCCTTACTGAATCCTATTATTTACACCCTGAGAAATCAGAAAATGCAATGGGCCATGAGAAAATTAAGGTTCCAAAATATTAGCTCCACACAGAACTTCTAG